The following proteins come from a genomic window of Flavobacterium crocinum:
- a CDS encoding MATE family efflux transporter, which yields MNLKQYTKEFSYNLRLAYPVILGMVGHTLIGIVDNIMVGKIGSTELAAVSLGNSMIFIAMSLGIGFSTAITPIVAEGDAEKNDTKIRSAFHHGLFLCTILGLILFSVIMCAKPIMELLKQPQDVIALAKPYLGWVAFSLIPLVMYQGYKQFADGMSLTKYSMYAMVMANVLHVGINYVLIYGIWIFPKMGIIGAALGTVISRIFLVMFMHIMLSRRDDLKRFFKGFSFNEIKKATIKKIISIGFPSAMQMLFEVVLFTASIWLCGNIGKTSQAANQIALSLASLTFMFAMGLSVTSMIRVSNQRGLTDYKKLLVVARSIFLLAIVLEVFFALVFIAFHTVLPHIFLNMENTIQLTDNTEVIEIASKLLLIAAVFQISDGIQVVVLGALRGLQDVKIPMYITFVAYWVIGFPISYYLGEHTELKAQGVWIGLLAGLTAAAVMLYLRFNYLTKKLITNSVSND from the coding sequence GTGAATTTAAAGCAATACACCAAAGAGTTTTCGTATAATTTAAGACTGGCTTATCCTGTTATTTTAGGAATGGTCGGACATACCTTAATTGGTATTGTCGATAACATAATGGTGGGTAAAATTGGAAGTACAGAATTGGCGGCAGTTTCATTGGGGAATAGTATGATTTTTATCGCAATGTCTCTTGGAATTGGTTTTTCTACTGCTATTACGCCAATTGTCGCTGAAGGGGATGCGGAAAAAAATGATACTAAAATTCGTTCGGCATTTCATCACGGTTTATTTTTATGCACCATTCTTGGTTTGATACTTTTTAGTGTCATAATGTGCGCAAAACCCATAATGGAATTGCTAAAACAGCCACAAGATGTTATTGCCCTGGCAAAACCGTATTTAGGATGGGTGGCTTTTTCATTGATTCCTTTGGTAATGTATCAAGGTTACAAACAGTTTGCAGATGGAATGTCATTAACCAAATATTCGATGTACGCAATGGTAATGGCTAATGTATTGCACGTTGGAATTAATTATGTTTTGATTTACGGAATCTGGATTTTTCCAAAAATGGGAATTATCGGTGCAGCACTTGGTACCGTAATTTCGAGAATATTTTTGGTGATGTTTATGCATATTATGCTTTCGAGAAGAGACGATTTAAAACGTTTTTTTAAAGGCTTTAGTTTTAATGAAATCAAAAAAGCGACTATTAAAAAAATTATCAGTATCGGATTTCCTTCGGCAATGCAAATGTTATTTGAAGTAGTTTTGTTTACAGCTTCGATCTGGCTATGCGGCAATATTGGAAAAACAAGTCAGGCGGCAAATCAAATTGCGTTGAGTCTGGCTTCGCTTACTTTTATGTTTGCGATGGGATTAAGCGTTACTTCTATGATTCGTGTAAGTAATCAGAGAGGTTTAACAGATTATAAAAAATTGCTTGTTGTGGCAAGATCTATTTTCCTGCTGGCTATTGTTCTGGAAGTTTTCTTTGCTTTAGTGTTCATTGCTTTTCATACTGTTTTGCCTCATATTTTTCTGAATATGGAAAACACGATTCAGCTTACAGACAATACAGAAGTAATTGAAATTGCTTCGAAATTATTATTGATAGCAGCTGTGTTCCAAATTTCTGATGGAATTCAGGTCGTAGTTTTAGGAGCTTTACGCGGCTTGCAGGATGTTAAAATTCCAATGTACATTACTTTTGTGGCGTATTGGGTAATTGGTTTTCCGATTTCTTATTATTTAGGAGAACATACAGAACTAAAAGCGCAAGGAGTATGGATTGGACTTTTGGCTGGTTTAACGGCGGCAGCTGTAATGTTGTATTTACGATTTAATTATCTAACTAAGAAATTGATTACAAATTCGGTTTCAAATGACTAA
- a CDS encoding LTA synthase family protein, giving the protein MKKLSFLKPIFNFILIGLLITTLSRIFLFFLFKERVEQTPDFWYIFPIGLRMDLILLCYLSFLPALLITFLPNKWIKFTNKFLVIYSFLFLFLILFVELASPDFIKQYDTRPNKIFLDYLIYPKEVVGMLLKSYLTSIIVTFLILGVVLYFAFKKGKKLFHTANSDYKFKLMVFPLVAFLLFFGARSSLTSKRPINASNAVFSTDQLTNTLGLNSFYTVAFAAYSIKNEGNTKMYGKMDEAEAIARVKKYMIAGPNDFTDAEIPFLHVQQPDSVMKKPYNLVIFLQESLGAEYVGILGGKPLTPEFDKLSKEGTLFTNLYCTGTRSVRGIEAVVTGFLPSPSESVVRLGNSQQGFFTLADALKQKGYDTSFIYGGMANFDNMASFFNGNGFQDIIDQTDFESDGNKYAFKGTWGYSDEDLVTKANQYFKSKGDKPFFSLMFSTSNHEPFEYPAGRIKPYDKKPATVNNAMKYADFSIGKFFELAKKEAYFKNTIFIVIADHNTRTYGKNLVPINKFHIPAFIMGPGVPKNAVYSKLASQIDIPPTLLSYLGLPFETPMVGRNLSKLDPKIQGRSIMQFNDINAFRVENQVVIMQPNLKPLQFEVKNDTTLIPVKLNEELAKDALAHVITAGNLYKENKYKLRSKN; this is encoded by the coding sequence ATGAAAAAATTAAGTTTTTTAAAACCGATTTTCAATTTTATTTTAATTGGTTTACTGATTACAACGCTAAGCCGAATATTTTTATTTTTTCTTTTTAAAGAAAGAGTAGAGCAGACGCCCGATTTCTGGTATATTTTTCCAATTGGTCTTCGAATGGATTTGATATTGTTGTGTTATTTATCATTCCTGCCGGCTTTATTAATCACTTTTCTGCCAAATAAATGGATTAAATTCACCAATAAATTTCTGGTTATTTACAGTTTCTTATTCTTGTTTTTAATTTTATTTGTAGAATTAGCGTCACCTGATTTTATTAAACAATACGATACACGTCCAAATAAGATTTTCTTGGATTATCTTATCTACCCTAAAGAAGTTGTAGGTATGCTTTTAAAAAGTTATCTGACTTCTATCATTGTGACATTTCTTATTTTGGGAGTGGTACTTTATTTTGCTTTCAAAAAAGGGAAAAAATTATTTCATACAGCAAATTCAGATTATAAGTTTAAATTAATGGTATTTCCGTTAGTAGCTTTTTTGTTATTTTTCGGAGCACGTTCAAGTCTCACGTCAAAACGTCCAATTAATGCCAGTAATGCTGTTTTTTCTACGGATCAATTGACGAATACTCTTGGTTTAAATTCATTTTATACAGTTGCTTTTGCGGCTTATTCAATTAAAAATGAAGGGAACACAAAAATGTACGGTAAAATGGATGAAGCAGAGGCAATTGCTCGTGTAAAAAAATACATGATTGCCGGTCCAAATGATTTTACAGATGCAGAAATTCCTTTTTTACATGTACAGCAGCCGGATTCTGTTATGAAGAAACCGTATAATTTGGTGATTTTTCTACAGGAAAGTTTAGGTGCAGAATATGTTGGAATTTTAGGAGGGAAACCCTTAACACCAGAGTTTGATAAATTATCTAAAGAAGGTACCTTATTTACCAATTTGTATTGTACAGGAACCAGAAGTGTCCGCGGAATTGAAGCTGTTGTGACGGGATTTTTACCTTCGCCTTCTGAAAGTGTTGTTAGATTAGGAAATTCGCAACAAGGATTTTTTACACTTGCTGATGCTTTGAAACAAAAAGGTTACGACACCAGTTTTATCTATGGTGGAATGGCAAATTTTGATAATATGGCTTCTTTTTTTAATGGAAATGGATTTCAGGATATCATTGATCAAACTGATTTTGAGTCAGATGGTAATAAATATGCTTTCAAAGGAACCTGGGGGTATTCGGATGAGGATTTGGTAACCAAAGCCAATCAGTATTTTAAATCAAAAGGAGATAAACCATTTTTCTCTTTGATGTTCTCGACTTCCAATCATGAACCGTTTGAATATCCTGCCGGAAGAATTAAACCTTACGATAAAAAGCCGGCAACAGTAAATAATGCTATGAAATATGCTGATTTTTCTATTGGTAAATTCTTCGAATTGGCTAAAAAAGAAGCTTATTTTAAAAACACTATTTTTATTGTAATTGCCGATCACAATACCAGAACATACGGAAAGAATTTAGTTCCAATAAATAAGTTTCATATTCCGGCATTTATTATGGGACCGGGAGTTCCAAAAAATGCAGTTTATAGCAAATTAGCAAGTCAGATAGATATTCCGCCAACTTTATTAAGTTATTTGGGACTTCCTTTTGAAACTCCAATGGTAGGAAGAAATTTGAGTAAATTAGATCCAAAAATACAGGGAAGATCGATTATGCAGTTTAATGATATTAATGCTTTTAGAGTAGAAAATCAAGTTGTAATTATGCAGCCCAATTTGAAACCATTGCAGTTTGAAGTTAAAAACGATACGACTTTAATTCCGGTTAAATTAAATGAAGAATTAGCAAAAGATGCTTTGGCGCATGTCATTACAGCTGGGAATTTGTATAAAGAAAATAAGTATAAATTGAGAAGTAAGAATTAA